The Cervus elaphus chromosome 9, mCerEla1.1, whole genome shotgun sequence genomic interval AAGCTGGCTGGAGTTTGACTGCAGAGTGATCAGGGCCAAGGTCCCAATTGTGTGGGTGCAGGACATCCATTATTGATGGGCATAACTTCCACCAGTAAGCCCCATTGTCTGGGCGAggacagttcacagggtcacccTGACCATCATGATTGGAttactgatggggaaactgaggctcacacagGGGAGGCTGACCTCAGACCCCTGGGTAGATGGgtagagtcccaaagagtttgAAGCTAACATTTTGTGTGTCTCAAGCTTCTTGCTTCTCACACAGACCTACTGAGCAGAAAGGGGGAAAGGGGGAAGAGGGACTTACTCAAGGCCATACAGAAACCCAAACCCAGGCTATTCTCTGAAGGCACCCAGCAGTGAAGTTCCCGATACCCCCTCTGCCAATTCCTAGTCATCATATGACCCAGAGGCTTCTATCCCCTTCTGAGACGTCCCTAACAACTTCAGGATCTCTGGCTCATCAAGGATGGTCTGTACAAGGTGCCTGCTCAGCATGATCCAGTGACGGTGTGGTGTCACCAGGCAAGGGCATTGCAGTAGACACCTGACCCCACCATCTAGGCAGTGTGTATGGCCTTTGGTGTTTTGCAAAGTGTCTTTCATTTACCCTTTTGAAAAACCTGAATATTAGACTTTGTCTCTGGCCCCTTGAGGGAACTGCAACCCCCATtatggagggagagaaggaaagtgtGAGGATGAGGGTCTTTAGAGCAGGGTCTTGCCAACAGTGTGATGATGTCCAGCAAATCATAGATTCACTCAGAGTCTCTGAACGCTCAGTGTGAGATGACCTTGCCTTAAGCACGCTCTTTTTTGTCTACCCCATCTGCTGGTGACCTCTTATTTGTGCTTCAAAGCCCAGCACCTAGCACccatgccccctcctccaggaagtccttccTTCTCCTTGGCTTACTTTTCCCACTCTAGTTTCCCCTAGCTTTGgggtcttctctttttttacatttcaaaaacAGTGAATTAGTTCATtttctggctgctctgggtcttggttgctgtgtgggTTTCTCCAGTtttggtgagcgggggctactatCTAGCTGtgatatgtgggcttctcattgcagtggcttcccttgggAGCGTGgccttcagtggttgtggtgtatgagctcagtagttgcctcatggcgtgtgggatcttcccagaccagggaccaaacctgtatcccctgcactggcaggtggcttcgtaatcactggacctccagggaagtccctggggtcCTGTCTTTACCTTGGCCTTGTCCCTCGGGAGATAAAGGTGTCTGTATCTGCCTCTGTGTGTGAGGGCTGGACCCAGGGCTGATGGCTCTTGGAGGCTCGGCATCCTTCAGTGGAGAGTGAGCATCTGTGAGAGTGAGCGAGCAGAGACAAGCCCACCCTCCCTCACCCCCCAGACCTTCTCATTATTTCCCTCcccacaccaggctcttctatcgcTACCAGGACCTGGCCCCTCAGCTTGTCCCTCTCGACTATACCAGCTGCCCTGACGTGAAGGTGCCCTATGAGCTCATTGGCAGCATGCCTGAGCTGAAGGTATGCCCGGGGCCCTGGGGCAGGCATGGGAAAAAACAGAAGGGATGTCCCTTGCTGTATTTCTGTGAGGTGACTATTGcaattattttgattttacaggtgaagaaactgaatttCAGAGAGGTTGAGATACTTGCTtatggtcacacagctaggacaTGAGAGAGACACAATTCAAACTCTGGGCTTGTGGGAAAGATGAGATGAGATAATGCAGATAAAGGGCTTAGCACAGGGCCTGTGACTCAGGAACATTGTGTTGAgtatgtgctaagtctcttcactcatgtccaactctttgcaaccctatggactgtaagcccgccaggctactctgtacatggagattttccaggcaggaatactagaagtgggttgctgtgtcctcctcctggggatcttcccaacccagggatcaaacctgcgtctcttatgtctccagcattggcaggcaagctctttaccactagtgccacgtgggaagcccactCAGGAACATTAGTTCTTTTTCATAGTAGAAGCCATTAAAGGCAGGTTCTTGTCAGCAGGATGTTTGACACTAGTTTGTGACTCTGGAGGGGACTTGTGGGATAAGTGACAGAGAACAGAGGTCATTTTATCACAAGGACAGAAACCTCAttcaagagggagagaaagcatTGTACTTCAGAATCTCCCTCCATAATTCAGCTTCTCCCAGGAAGAGGCTTCAGTCTCAAGGCAGCCTGTTCTCTTGAGGTAGTGAAGGGAAACACCAACTGCCCCAGATTTCCTCCCATCAGCTCTGCAACAAGCAGAAATGAGGTTCCTCCACTCCAACTGTTCAGAAACTCTCCCAAGGCAGTTTCTGATTGGCCATCTGGAGTCACATGATCATCCTAGAAGCAATCGCCATTGCCAGGTGAATGGAAGTCCCTGATTGGCCTCACTGAAGTCATGTGACTGCCTCTGAAGCCAGAATGGGGGTTAACTGGCACCCAGGCCATAGGGGAGGAGACTGGAGTTGCCTGGaatcttctccagggatcacaGGAGGAAGAGAGTCTTGGTGAAGGGTACTCAGAGGTTCCCAGAAAGGTAGGGGCTGACAGTGAAACCACACGGAGCCCCAGAGAACCTGGTAAGGGATGGATTTCCTGTCTCTAGGACAACCCCTTCCGTCAGAGGATCGCCCAGGTCTTCTCCGAGGATGGGGATGGCCACATGACCTTGGACAACTTCCTGGACATGTTTTCTGTGATGAGTGAAATGGCTCCCCGTGACCTCAAAGCCTACTACGCTTTTAAAATTTATGGTGTGTGCACAGACCCCAGGGTGGGGAAgtgggaacaaacccaggtctcaggtCAGGGACTTCACGGCCATCACATATGTCTCACCAAGGGCTCTGAGGCCCTGCCTGGCCCTGTCCTTCACCCCACCTCGGTACCTCCCCCTCCACCCTATCCCTTTGCTAATTCCATCCAGCTACACTGGCCTGGCTGTTTCCCCAACAGGTCAAACCCTTtctgcctctgggcctttgcctCTGCTGTGCCTTTTGTCTAGAATACCTTTCCCCTAGTTCCTTCTTCCCTTGATATCTCGGTCTAAAGTAGTCCCTGCCTCCTAGTCACTCTCCATGCCACATTCTATTTCTCTTCTAGCATGGAGCAGTGCTGCTTAACTTCTTGTTCATTCATCTCTTcatttcttattgattttctctctgaAGAGACCCCAGGGCAGTGACAGTGTTTGGTTTGCCATCTGTCTCTgtgactggcacatagtaggtattcagtgaatacttgttgaatgaatgaatgaaaacttatcacagtgcctggcacaaagtaggcactcaataaatacttattgaaagaGGGAATGAATGAGAAACAGTTATCACTCACCTGACACATagtagtgttagtctctcagttgtgtccaactctttgcaaccccatggactgcagcttgccggactcctctgtccatgagatgctccaggcaagaatactggagtgggaagccattctttccaggagatcttccccatccggagatccaacctgagtctcctgcattgcaggcagattctttaccatctaggccCCCAGAGACTGACACATAGTaagggctcaataaatacttgagtgaatgaatgacctCCCAGCAGTTACCTACCCAATTCCAAAGCAAGATCTGGCTATTAGCCCAGGGGCTTGGGTTCCCtccagtgcctcagtttcttcctttgtCACATGGGGACAAGATGTGTTCACCACTGGCCCAGCCTGCCTGGTCCCTGTTGTCCGGTCACCCCCATGTCCCCACCTGTCCTGCTGTGCAGACTTTAACAACGATGACTACATCTGTGCGTGGGACCTGGAGCAGACGGTGACTAAGCTGACTCGGGGGGAGCTGAGCGCTGAGGAGGTGAGCCTGATATGTGAGAAGGTGCTGGATGAAGCCGATGGGGACCACGACGGGCGACTCTCCCTGGAAGACTTCCAGAACATGATCCTTCGGGCACCAGACTTCCTCAGGTGATATTCCTCGCCACCTTGCGCAATCCATTCCCATGTACGAGAGGAGTGCTCACGGATTAGATTCACAGACTCTGTGaaatttcccccatttttttcatttgtgaccTTGGGGAACTTTCCCGACCTCCCTGGcctcagtctgtgtcttttgaatGGGGCTAATTAGAGACCCTGGGGACACCTCTTGTGGGTGGACACAGCTCTTTGGGTGAGTAGAACATGGTTGGGACTTCAACCCTCACTTGCCTGAACATTTTGCAGTTAACAGACTGGACAACTGTACTTGGCAACCCTAGGGAGAATCAGCGCTCTAAGgaggattgttgttcagtcgctgaatcatgtctgactcttttgcgaccccatggactgtagcctacgagtccaaaggattttcccggcaagaatactggagtgggttgccatttccttctccaggagatccagcatagattaaatgagttaatacagggGGTGGGTGGCCcaccatctgttttttttttttttttttaccatctgtttTTATACCTCCCATGAGCTTGGAATggtttttacaattttaaatggtTGGGGGAAAATAATCATACTACACAACACATGAAAGCGATATAAAACTCAGATTTCCATGTCCATTGCTGGTTTTATTGGGATACAGCCATGCCTATTTGTGTTCATAGTGTCCACAGCTTCttttgagctttaaggcaacatTGAGTCATTGTGCAAAGTTGTAAATATCAATCATTTGGCCCTTGGCAGAAGAACGTTGACTGACCTTGAGCTAGTACACGGAAAGAATTTAGAGCAGTTctttgcacacagtaggtgctcaataactgTGTACTATTGTTAGTGTTGTGGCTTTCATGCCCAGAGGACCTCCTTCCTCTACCCCGGATAAGCAAGGCTGGTCTCCTGACCACTGAGACACGAAAAATGACACCATGATGAGTCAGTCTCTTGCCACTAACTGAGTACCTAATGTGCGTACTGCTCTGTATATTTGCCTCTTTTTAGCCctcattactgtctgagccaccaagcttccctagtggcttagatgttaaagaatcagcctgcaatgcaggagacctgggtttgatctttgggtggggaagataccctggagaagggaatggttacacactccagattcttgcctggagaatcccatggccaggggagcctgggcggctacaacccatggggtcgcaaagagtcggacatgactgagtgacagttTCCATTCTTTCAGCCATCATTACAGTTCAGTTAAGGAGGGATAGCTGTTACcccaattttgttgttcagtctctcagttgtgtctgactctctgcaaccccatggactgcagcacgccaggcttccctgtaattcaccatctcctggagcttgcccaaacttaTATTCATCGagcctgtgatgccatccaaccatctcatcctctgtcgtccccttctcctcctgccttcaatctttcccaacatcagggtctttgtcaatgaatcagctcttcgcatcaggtggccaaagtactggcgcttcagcttcagcatcagtccttccaatgaatactcaggactgatctcttttaggatggactggtttgatctccttggtatccaagggattcttcaagagtcttctccaacaccacagttcaaaagcatcaattcttcagggctcagccttctttatggtccagctgtcccATCCtagactactagaaaaaccatagctttgactatatggacctttgtcagcaaagtaatgtctctgctttttaatacactatctaggttgaaaaggacatctttttttggtgttagttctagaagatcttgtatgtcttcatagaaatgttcaactttagaaatgtcatctgcatatctgagcctTCTTCAgccttagtggttggggcataggcttggattactgtgctattgaatggttttccttggaaacaaactgaggtcattctgtcatttttgagattgcacccaagtactgcattctggactcttttgttgaccatgaggactacttcatttttttctgagagaTTATTGCCCACAGtgatagatataatggtcatctgaatgaaattctcccattcccatccattttagttcactgatttctaaaatgtcagtgttcactcttgccatctcctgtttgaccacttccaatttattttgattaatgggtttctctggtgtcttagagatggtaaagaatccacctgcaatgcaggagacctggatttgatccctgagttgggaagatctcctggaggagggatgacaacccactccagtattgcctggagaatccccatggacagagaagcctggtgggctacagtccatatggtcgcaaagaatcggccacgactgagcgactaagcacagcgcagcacactCGGATCTAACATTCCCTGTTCCTTTCCGATATTGTTcgttacagcatcggactttactttcacctccAGATGGGGCATTTTTGCTGCTTTGGCTCAGCTTCCTCATTCCTTCtgaagctatttctccactcttctccagtgtcatattgggcacctaccaacctggggagtttatctttcagtgtcatatctttttcccttttcatactgttcatggggttctcaaggcaagaatgctgaaggggtttgccatttctttattcagtggaccacgttttgtcagaactctccaccatgacccatctatcttgggtggccctacacggcatggctcgtAATTTCAGAGTCggacaaagctgtgatccatgtgatcagtttggttagttttctataattgtggttttcattctttctgccctctgatgggtgAGGATGAGGTTTGTGGAaacttcctggtgggagggactggctgtggggaaaactaggtcttgttctggtgggcggggccacagttcagtttagttgctcagtcgtgtctgactctttgcgaccccatgaatcgcagcacgccagggctccctgtccatcacaaactcccggagtctactcaaactcatgcccatcgagtcggtgatgccatccagccgtctcatcctctgttgtccccttctcctgcccccaatccctcccagcatcagggtcttttccaatgagtcagttcttcacatcaagtggccaaagtattggagttgcagcttcagcatcagtccttccaatgaacacccaggacttatctccttcaggatggactggttggatctccttgcagtccaagggactctgaagagtcttctccaacaccatagttcaaaagcatcaattcttcagtgctcagctttcttcacagtccaactctcacatccatacatgaccactggaaaaaccatagccttgactagtcggacctttgtcggcaaaggaatgtctctgctttttaatatgctatctaggttggtcatacctttctttccaaggagtaagcgtcttttaatttcatggctgcaatcaccatctgcagtgattttggaacccaaaaaaataaagtctgacactgtttccaccgtctccccatctattgcccacgaggtaatggggccagatgccatgatcttagttttctgaatgttaagctttaggccaactttttcactctcctctttcactttcatcaagaggctttttagttcctcttcactttctgctaaaagggtggtgtcatctgcatatctgaggttattgatatttctcctggcaatcttgattccagcttgtgcttcttccagcccagcgtttctcatgatgtactctgcatataagttaaataagcagggtgacaatatacaaccttgatgtactccttttcctatttggaacctgtctgttgttccatgtccagttctaactgttgcttcctgacctgcatacaggtttctcaagaggcaggtcaggtggtctggtattcccatctctttcagaatttttcacagtttattgtgatccacacagtcgaaggctttggcatagtcaataaagcagaaatagatgtttttctggaactctctagctttttctatgatccagcggatattggcaatttgatctctggttcctctgccttttctaaaaccagcttgaacatctggaagttctcggttcacgtattg includes:
- the CIB3 gene encoding calcium and integrin-binding family member 3 isoform X1, with product MGNKQAVFTHEQLEAYQDCTFFTRKEIMRLFYRYQDLAPQLVPLDYTSCPDVKVPYELIGSMPELKDNPFRQRIAQVFSEDGDGHMTLDNFLDMFSVMSEMAPRDLKAYYAFKIYDFNNDDYICAWDLEQTVTKLTRGELSAEEVSLICEKVLDEADGDHDGRLSLEDFQNMILRAPDFLSTFHIRI
- the CIB3 gene encoding calcium and integrin-binding family member 3 isoform X2, with protein sequence MGNKQAVFTHEQLEAYQDNPFRQRIAQVFSEDGDGHMTLDNFLDMFSVMSEMAPRDLKAYYAFKIYDFNNDDYICAWDLEQTVTKLTRGELSAEEVSLICEKVLDEADGDHDGRLSLEDFQNMILRAPDFLSTFHIRI